Genomic segment of Arachis hypogaea cultivar Tifrunner chromosome 16, arahy.Tifrunner.gnm2.J5K5, whole genome shotgun sequence:
CATCGATGTGAATGATGTCGGTTTCTTCAGTTTTCTTCTTCCGCTTCTGAACCCAGCAAAACAGCGCGAATGCGAGCATTGAAAGACACAAAAGGCCGCCCATGGAGACAATCACGACGATAATGACGGTTGGGTGGTTGGGAGTAGGCGGTGGCGGGACCGGGGATGGGGGCGGGCGAACATGAGGGGGTGGTGGAACAATTGGATGATGTGGCGGCGGTGGTGGGAGCAAATGTGGTGGTGGAGGACTAAATGGATGAGATGGCGGAGGTGGTAGTGGTGGATGTCCacgtggaggaggaggaggaggagaaaacaGATGAGAGGGTGGTGGTGGAGGGGTGAAGGAGTGGGAAGGAGGTGGTGGAGGCTTAAAGGATGGTGGTGGTGGGTTGAAAGGGTGAGAAGGTGGTGGAGAAGGGTAGAATGGGAAATTGAAGTTGTTGGGATTCGAAGAGGCCATAATGGATCTTATTCTATATATGTGATATGTGATTACTGATTATGATTGGAAAAATGTGTGTGGAGTGTGATCCGGCTTGGGTGGCCTTTTGTAGTGTTGATTTATTGAGTGAGAAATTATGCAAGTTTTAGTAACTTGACTCGCGTGCTAAGTTtctgaatggttgtttgaagtggAAAACACTTCTCATTGGACCTCATTTCCTTGCTTATTTTGGTTTTGTAGCTTCTTCTACCTTGTTTCTTCATTTACATTGCATTGTATGATGAAAAACTTCAAAGACCCGTAGTGCGCGAGAAGGAGAACTTGTTGTATGACAAGGCCATGTTTGGCTCTGTTGGGCCGCCGTGGAAACTCTCTACTACCGAAGAGATTTCGGGGAGAAATCAAACGAGAGaacataagataagataatatcacatctaactcaaaaccttaagataGTAAGTTTAATAGGTTTTTCATATTATAAACTACtcattctttcttgttttttttatgtgggactaacttcatacactcctcacacttgtaaTATTAACAATCAGAAAAAATTATTTGGTTATAATTATTGTTGCTCCTCTAAGTTTAGAATTATTTGCTTCCATCTTTCAagcaaattattatcaaatatccAAAAACTGAACTTTGATGTCAATTGATAAGAATAA
This window contains:
- the LOC112755323 gene encoding uncharacterized protein; translation: MASSNPNNFNFPFYPSPPPSHPFNPPPPSFKPPPPPSHSFTPPPPPSHLFSPPPPPPRGHPPLPPPPSHPFSPPPPHLLPPPPPHHPIVPPPPHVRPPPSPVPPPPTPNHPTVIIVVIVSMGGLLCLSMLAFALFCWVQKRKKKTEETDIIHIDEHKKIKETIVPGPFGTQTVVISVEDDVHIDEEIKKKTEEGGHHHHGLHVEPSSSSTDQGNSRSADDEVGISKLLHHHQQKHDNDNA